The Streptomyces sp. NBC_01276 genome contains the following window.
ACCCTCCTTCTGACCCCACGGGGAGACCGGGTGGCGACCACCACTGGTCTTGCCCTCACCACCACCGTGCGGGTGGTCAACCGGGTTCATCGCGACACCGCGGACGGACGGGCGAACGCCCTTCCAGCGCATGCGGCCGGCCTTGCCCCAGTTGATGTTCGACTGCTCGGCGTTGCCGACCTCGCCGACCGTGGCGCGGCAGCGCGCGTCGACGAGACGGATCTCGCCCGACGGCATGCGGAGGTGGGCCATGGTGCCCTCCTTCGCCAGCAGCTGCACGGAGGCACCAGCCGAACGCGCGAACTTGGCGCCGCCACCGGGACGGAGCTCGATCGCGTGGATCGTGGTACCGACCGGGATGTTGCGGAGCGCAAGGTTGTTACCGGGCTTGATGTCGGCCGTGGGGCCGTTCTCAATCCGGTCGCCCTGCTTCAGAGCCTTCGGCGCGATGATGTAGCGCTTCTCGCCGTCCGCGTAGTGCAGGAGCGCGATGCGCGCGGTGCGGTTGGGGTCGTACTCGATGTGCGCGACCTTGGCCGGCACGCCGTCCTTGTCGTGACGACGGAAGTCGATCACGCGGTAGGCGCGCTTGTGTCCACCACCCTGGTGGCGAACGGTGATCCGACCGGTGTTGTTACGGCCGCCCTTGCTGTGCAGCGGGCGAACCAGCGACTTCTCCGGCGTGGACCGCGTGATCTCGACAAAGTCGGCGACGCTGGAGCCACGACGGCCCGGGGTCGTCGGCTTGTACTTGCGGATACCCATTTCTCAGTCCTCGTCCGATTCCGGACGACTAGACCTCCGTTAGGAGGCCTGGCCGCCGAAGATGTCGATTCGGTCGCCCTCAGCGAGGGTCACGATGGCGCGCTTGGTGTCAGCGCGCTTGCCGAAACCGGTCTTGGTGCGCTTGCGCTTACCCTGACGGTTGATCGTGTTGACCCCGGTGACCTTGACCGAGAAGACCGCTTCCACAGCCTGCTTGATCTGGGTCTTGTTCGAGCCGGGCGCGACGATGAACGTGTACTTGTTCTCGTCGAGCAGCGCGTAGCTCTTCTCCGAGACAACCGGCTTGATCAGCAGGTCGCGCGGGTCGGTGAAGGTCTTGCTGGT
Protein-coding sequences here:
- the rplB gene encoding 50S ribosomal protein L2, which encodes MGIRKYKPTTPGRRGSSVADFVEITRSTPEKSLVRPLHSKGGRNNTGRITVRHQGGGHKRAYRVIDFRRHDKDGVPAKVAHIEYDPNRTARIALLHYADGEKRYIIAPKALKQGDRIENGPTADIKPGNNLALRNIPVGTTIHAIELRPGGGAKFARSAGASVQLLAKEGTMAHLRMPSGEIRLVDARCRATVGEVGNAEQSNINWGKAGRMRWKGVRPSVRGVAMNPVDHPHGGGEGKTSGGRHPVSPWGQKEGRTRSPKKASSKYIVRRRKTNKKR
- the rplW gene encoding 50S ribosomal protein L23, which produces MSDATVTSKTFTDPRDLLIKPVVSEKSYALLDENKYTFIVAPGSNKTQIKQAVEAVFSVKVTGVNTINRQGKRKRTKTGFGKRADTKRAIVTLAEGDRIDIFGGQAS